A DNA window from Centroberyx gerrardi isolate f3 chromosome 3, fCenGer3.hap1.cur.20231027, whole genome shotgun sequence contains the following coding sequences:
- the LOC139918218 gene encoding trypsin-like yields the protein MTAMARLMLLLLLVWADVTGGDVQKRLSGGEPCGQTERLYHVRLRAVFQNATLISTGYCGGSLISPQWILTAAHCWKSGGTMYANVSVHPGPGEEVPIKSHEVYSDTNGRHDIMLLQLSHTPTTIHPIALPNCTHGHPPIGQKVRVAGHRSTFTISNAERVPTPVYCENIGVIKCQTYSTHQPLPNEIPRDQRHCFCGESELHHLCPGDSGGGVEYDNKIYGVIATGEATDLCNQQGFRSEGEKVKKEAVILWPPGAK from the exons ATGACAGCGATGGCTCGACTAATGCTTCTTCTCCTTTTGGTGTGGGCTG atGTCACAGGGGGTGATGTGCAGAAGAGGCTCAGCGGAGGTGAACCGTGTGGACAAACTGAGCGGCTGTATCATGTCCGACTGAGAGCAGTATTTCAGAACGCTACACTTATATCTACAGGCTACTGTGGAGGCTCTCTGATCAGTCCCCAGTGGATTCTGACTGCAGCTCACTGCTGGAAGTCAGGAGG GACTATGTATGCAAATGTCAGTGTGCATCCAGGTCCAGGAGAAGAAGttccaatcaaaagtcatgagGTCTATAGTGACACTAACGGCAGACATGACATCATGCTACTGCAGCTATCTCACACACCCACTACGATTCACCCAATTGCTCTTCCTAACTGTACTCATGGCCATCCTCCAAT CGGTCAAAAAGTTCGGGTTGCTGGCCACCGTTCCACTTTTACAATTAGTAATGCGGAAAGAG TACCTACTCCTGTGTACTGTGAAAATATAGGAGTTATCAAATGTCAAACATATTCAACTCATCAGCCGCTTCCCAATGAAATACCAAGGGACCAACGACACTGTTTCTGTGGAGAGTCAGAACTACATCACCTATGTCCA gGTGACTCTGGTGGAGGAGTGGAGTATGACAACAAGATCTATGGTGTCATTGCTACCGGTGAAGCTACCGATTTATGTAATCAACAAG
- the LOC139927515 gene encoding LOW QUALITY PROTEIN: trypsin 5G1-like (The sequence of the model RefSeq protein was modified relative to this genomic sequence to represent the inferred CDS: substituted 1 base at 1 genomic stop codon) yields MTYVVYKLEYVTGGDVQKRLSGGQLCGQTERLYHVRLRATAPGSTGYCGGSLISPQWILTAAHCWKSGGTMYANVSVHPGPGEEVPIKSHEVYSDTNGRHDIMLLXLSQTPTTIHPIALPNCAPGSSPMAFQREGAATEKALSPQVRSLVLVVSRVVASGPEASGRGVAGDEVGEGDSGGGVEYDNKIYGVIANRFRSEGEKVQITFEGI; encoded by the exons ATGACCTATGTGGTCTATAAACTGGAAT aTGTCACAGGGGGTGATGTGCAGAAGAGGCTCAGCGGAGGTCAACTGTGTGGACAAACTGAGCGGCTGTATCATGTCCGACTGAGAGCAACAGCTCCTGGATCTACAGGCTACTGTGGAGGCTCTCTGATCAGTCCCCAGTGGATTCTGACTGCAGCTCACTGCTGGAAGTcaggagg GACTATGTATGCAAATGTCAGTGTGCATCCAGGTCCAGGAGAAGAAGttccaatcaaaagtcatgagGTCTATAGTGACACTAACGGCAGACATGACATCATGCTACTGTAGCTATCTCAGACACCCACTACGATTCACCCAATTGCTCTTCCTAACTGTGCTCCTGGCTCTTCTCCAAT GGCGTTCCAGAGGGAGGGTGCAGCAACTGAAAAGGCCCTGTCGCCCCAGGTCCGGAGCTTGGTCCTGGTGGTCTCTAGAGTGGTTGCGTCCGGACCTGAGGCATCGGGTAGGGGTGTGGCGGGGGATGAGGTCGGAGAG gGTGACTCTGGTGGAGGAGTGGAGTATGACAACAAGATCTATGGTGTCATTGCTAACC GGTTCAGGTCTGAGGGAGAGAAGGTGCAAATTACATTTGAAGGCATTTAG